A region from the Papaver somniferum cultivar HN1 unplaced genomic scaffold, ASM357369v1 unplaced-scaffold_22, whole genome shotgun sequence genome encodes:
- the LOC113340632 gene encoding protein DETOXIFICATION 21-like yields MEENNNINKKLLSNGDTEIQKEDENLRTKVVVESKKLWVVAGPAIFTRFSTFGISIITQIFIGHMGAVELAAYSLVFTVLLRFANGILLGMASALETLCGQAYGAKQYNMLGIYLQRSWIVLFITALFLLPVFLLTAPILKLLGQEEEIADVAGFISMWTIPVIFSFIFSFTCQMYLSAQSKNIIIAYVAAAAIVVHIALSWLLCITYDMGISGALISTVIAYWIPNVGQILFITCGGCPDTWSGFSMLAFQDLWPVIKLSLSSGAMLCLELWYNSVLVLLTGNMINAKVAIDALAICLNINGWEMMISLGFLAAASVRVSNELGGGSSKGAKFAIMVSTLTSLTIGVVLFVFFLFYRGQLAYIFTTDEAVAAAVDKLSPLLAISILLNSVQPVLSGVAVGAGWQSIVAYVNLACYYLVGIPLGMVLGYLINFQVTGIWMGMLVGTAVQTVVLVIITWRTDWDNQVVVARNRVRKWSTPAIGERSQTKGAPRV; encoded by the exons ATGGAGgagaacaacaacatcaacaagaaGCTTTTGAGTAATGGAGATACTGAAATACAAAAGGAGGATGAGAATTTGAGAACCAAGGTAGTTGTGGAGTCGAAGAAGTTATGGGTTGTCGCCGGACCAGCCATTTTCACGAGGTTTTCGACATTTGGGATATCGATCATCACCCAGATTTTTATAGGACACATGGGTGCTGTTGAACTTGCAGCTTATTCTCTCGTTTTCACTGTTCTCTTAAGATTCGCTAATGGCATCCTG TTGGGAATGGCAAGTGCATTAGAAACTCTATGTGGGCAAGCATATGGAGCGAAGCAATACAACATGCTAGGAATATATCTTCAAAGATCTTGGATCGTTTTGTTCATTACTGCACTTTttcttcttcccgtcttcctcCTCACTGCACCTATACTTAAGCTTCTaggacaagaagaagaaatcgctgACGTAGCCGGTTTCATCTCAATGTGGACAATTCCTGTTATCTTCTCGTTCATATTTTCCTTCACTTGTCAAATGTATCTCTCTGCTCAAAGTAAGAACATCATCATCGCTTACGTGGCTGCTGCTGCGATTGTTGTCCATATCGCTCTCTCATGGCTCTTATGTATTACGTACGATATGGGTATTAGTGGTGCATTGATATCCACCGTTATCGCATATTGGATCCCAAATGTGGGACAGATTTTGTTTATTACATGTGGTGGGTGTCCTGATACATGGAGTGGCTTCTCGATGCTTGCTTTTCAAGATCTTTGGCCAGTTATAAAGCTGTCTCTGTCATCTGGTGCCATGCTTTG TTTGGAACTGTGGTACAACTCTGTATTGGTTCTCTTAACTGGAAACATGATAAATGCTAAAGTTGCCATTGATGCTCTTGCAATCTG CCTAAACATTAACGGGTGGGAGATGATGATATCTCTTGGTTTCTTGGCAGCAGCAAG TGTGAGGGTGTCCAATGAACTCGGTGGAGGGAGCTCGAAAGGAGCCAAATTTGCAATAATGGTGTCCACACTTACATCACTGACAATTGGGGTTGTGCTGTTTGTGTTTTTCCTGTTTTACAGAGGACAATTGGCGTACATATTTACGACGGAtgaagcagtagcagcagcagttgaTAAGCTATCACCGCTTCTTGCTATCTCTATACTTCTTAACAGTGTTCAACCTGTCCTCTCAG GGGTTGCTGTTGGTGCTGGATGGCAAAGTATCGTAGCTTATGTGAACTTAGCCTGCTATTACTTGGTCGGAATTCCACTTGGAATGGTCCTCGGTTACcttatcaatttccaagttaca GGGATTTGGATGGGAATGTTAGTTGGAACAGCAGTTCAAACAGTTGTACTTGTTATTATTACCTGGAGAACGGACTGGGATAATCAG GTTGTTGTGGCTAGAAATCGTGTGAGGAAATGGTCTACACCTGCAATAGGAGAAAGATCTCAAACAAAAGGTGCACCGCGTGTTTAG